From a single Planococcus shenhongbingii genomic region:
- a CDS encoding response regulator translates to MTKIIIIDDHQLFREGVKRILDFEDSFEVVAEGGDGTEVVKLYEEHKPDVVLMDINMPQKNGVEATGELMEKYPDAKVIMLSIHDDESYVTHALKTGALGYMLKEMDAEAIIQAIKVVAKGGSYLHPKVTRNLVMEFRRLSERENKGSFHQTEIRRPYHLLTKRESEVLQLLTDGQSNRVIGETLFISEKTVKNHVSSILQKMQVNDRTQAVVTAIKNGWVEVR, encoded by the coding sequence ATGACGAAAATTATTATTATTGACGATCACCAATTATTCCGCGAAGGTGTCAAACGGATTCTTGACTTTGAAGATTCGTTTGAAGTGGTCGCAGAAGGTGGAGACGGCACGGAAGTTGTCAAATTGTATGAAGAGCACAAACCCGATGTGGTATTGATGGATATCAATATGCCGCAGAAAAACGGGGTTGAAGCAACGGGGGAACTGATGGAGAAGTACCCGGATGCAAAAGTCATTATGCTGTCAATACACGATGACGAGTCATATGTAACGCATGCTTTGAAAACCGGGGCATTGGGTTATATGTTAAAAGAAATGGATGCTGAAGCCATTATTCAAGCGATTAAAGTTGTGGCTAAAGGTGGTTCTTATCTGCATCCTAAAGTGACACGCAATTTAGTGATGGAATTCCGCAGATTGAGTGAACGCGAAAATAAAGGCTCTTTCCATCAAACTGAAATTCGCCGACCTTATCATTTATTGACTAAGCGTGAAAGCGAAGTATTGCAATTGTTAACAGATGGCCAAAGCAACCGGGTAATCGGTGAAACTTTGTTCATTTCCGAAAAGACAGTCAAAAACCACGTCTCCAGCATTTTGCAAAAAATGCAGGTGAATGACCGGACACAGGCAGTAGTAACGGCAATAAAAAATGGCTGGGTTGAAGTCAGATAA
- a CDS encoding sensor histidine kinase, translating to MAKKFDLKALDSIFNDVLEKMESSKQDVFVISEKSRQSYENMKDELEDVRTNISRVIKAGDLLEEKTRAARRRLAEVSQFFNSFSESEVRQAYEQANELQVQLSVNRSEEKQYRQKRDRLQRRLQTLLQTIERAEELVNRLNVTINYLASDHEELGEAIDSVKLKQDYSLRIIEAQEEERKRLSREIHDGPAQMMANVLLRSDLIERTYREKGPEPAFKEISSLKEMVRDALTEVRRIIYDLRPMALDDLGLVPTLKKYLETTEDYNKGTRLHFHTSGKEVRLPGNYETAIFRLVQEAVSNAIRHGKATVIDVKVEWLKDHVTLVVKDNGSGFDQSIVKSQSFGLIGMKERIDLIDGDFYINSSLGNGTVLMFQIPLETD from the coding sequence ATGGCTAAAAAATTCGATTTGAAAGCGCTAGATTCCATTTTTAATGATGTGCTCGAAAAAATGGAAAGTTCCAAGCAGGATGTTTTCGTCATCAGTGAAAAAAGTCGCCAAAGTTATGAAAATATGAAAGATGAACTTGAAGATGTGCGAACGAATATATCCCGTGTGATCAAAGCTGGTGATTTGCTCGAAGAAAAAACCCGGGCAGCACGGCGGCGCCTCGCCGAAGTATCTCAATTTTTTAATTCATTTTCTGAAAGCGAAGTCCGGCAAGCGTATGAGCAAGCAAACGAACTGCAGGTCCAACTGTCAGTCAACCGTTCGGAAGAAAAGCAGTATCGCCAAAAGCGGGATAGGCTTCAACGCCGTCTGCAAACGCTGCTGCAGACGATTGAACGTGCTGAGGAACTGGTGAACCGGTTAAATGTCACCATCAATTACTTGGCTTCCGATCATGAGGAGCTCGGGGAAGCGATTGACAGCGTCAAGCTAAAGCAAGATTATAGCCTGCGCATTATTGAAGCGCAAGAAGAAGAGCGTAAAAGGCTGTCCCGTGAAATTCATGATGGACCTGCTCAAATGATGGCAAATGTCTTGCTGCGTTCAGATTTGATTGAGCGAACTTATCGGGAAAAAGGCCCTGAACCGGCTTTCAAGGAAATTTCCTCGTTAAAAGAGATGGTTAGGGATGCGCTTACTGAAGTCAGAAGAATTATTTATGATCTTCGGCCGATGGCTCTGGATGACTTGGGTTTAGTGCCTACTTTGAAAAAATATCTTGAAACGACTGAAGACTATAATAAAGGAACGAGACTCCATTTCCATACTAGTGGAAAAGAAGTCAGGCTTCCAGGCAATTACGAAACGGCCATCTTCAGATTAGTGCAAGAAGCCGTCTCCAATGCAATCCGCCACGGCAAAGCAACTGTAATTGATGTTAAAGTAGAATGGTTAAAAGACCACGTTACATTGGTAGTAAAAGACAATGGTTCTGGATTTGATCAAAGCATAGTAAAGAGCCAATCTTTTGGATTGATTGGCATGAAAGAACGAATTGATTTAATTGACGGTGATTTCTACATCAATTCTTCGTTAGGAAATGGAACCGTTTTGATGTTTCAAATCCCGTTGGAAACTGACTGA
- a CDS encoding YigZ family protein, with the protein MRENYKTIGKLTESEIIIQKSRFIGYAKRAESEQEAIEFIESIKAKHRSANHNCSAYIIGEHDSIQKANDDGEPSGTAGVPILEVLKKQGLKDTAVVITRYFGGIKLGGGGLIRAYGKATTAAISASGIVERRLHSLMAVSIDYNWLGKAENEIRQSPYPLKEIRYTDGVEILVHVPVEKELDFTGWINEMTNGQAMISCLEKEFLEFQMPE; encoded by the coding sequence ATGCGAGAAAATTACAAAACTATTGGCAAGTTAACAGAAAGTGAAATTATTATACAAAAATCACGATTTATTGGCTATGCTAAAAGAGCGGAATCAGAACAAGAAGCTATCGAATTTATAGAATCCATTAAAGCAAAACACCGTTCTGCCAACCACAATTGTTCCGCTTATATAATAGGAGAACATGATTCAATCCAAAAAGCCAATGATGACGGTGAACCTAGCGGCACTGCAGGAGTCCCTATTTTGGAAGTACTGAAAAAGCAGGGCTTAAAAGATACGGCAGTGGTAATCACCCGTTATTTTGGCGGCATCAAACTTGGCGGCGGCGGCTTGATCCGTGCATATGGAAAAGCGACAACTGCAGCAATTTCGGCTTCTGGTATTGTTGAACGGAGACTTCATAGCCTTATGGCAGTTTCAATTGATTATAATTGGCTTGGGAAAGCGGAAAACGAAATCCGTCAATCCCCGTATCCCCTGAAAGAAATCCGATACACTGACGGCGTCGAAATACTAGTCCATGTACCAGTAGAAAAAGAGCTTGATTTTACTGGCTGGATTAACGAAATGACGAACGGGCAAGCAATGATCAGCTGTCTGGAAAAGGAGTTTTTGGAGTTCCAAATGCCTGAATAA
- a CDS encoding LCP family protein: MNRKNYRKKKSSKKRTAIKITAALVVSLLLCGSAYGIYLVKKAEDAADRSFEAAGDGSDLRDEQVEPLHDNVSILFIGVDDSEKRSQNENSTRSDALVLATLNNADKSIKLVSIPRDTYAFIPAVGYEDKITHAYGYEGPRSTIDTVENLLEVPVDYYVRMNFDAFIDVVDALGGIEVTVPYDLKEQDENDKKDAIELKAGLQTLNGSQALALARTRHYDNDIERGKRQQMIIGSIMDKILSASSLTKYGNVIDAIGDNMKTDLTFRDMQSFFEYARGGKPNIDTLMLDGYDDMSTGTYFWKLDEESLSEVQDILKGHLGFQPDSSTFSDSSNTDLTEETNEEDF; encoded by the coding sequence ATGAATCGTAAAAATTACCGAAAAAAGAAATCGAGCAAAAAACGGACTGCTATCAAAATTACTGCCGCTTTAGTTGTTTCGTTGCTTTTATGCGGGTCCGCCTACGGAATTTATTTAGTAAAAAAAGCCGAAGATGCCGCAGACAGATCTTTTGAAGCTGCTGGCGACGGATCAGACTTGCGTGATGAACAGGTAGAGCCTTTACATGACAATGTTTCGATTTTATTTATCGGAGTAGATGATAGTGAAAAGCGCAGCCAAAACGAAAATAGCACGAGATCTGATGCATTGGTTCTGGCTACACTCAATAATGCTGATAAATCGATTAAATTAGTAAGCATTCCCCGAGATACTTATGCATTTATTCCTGCTGTAGGATATGAAGACAAGATTACGCATGCATACGGATACGAAGGGCCTCGTTCTACAATTGATACAGTTGAAAACCTATTGGAAGTGCCTGTCGATTATTATGTCCGTATGAATTTTGATGCTTTTATCGATGTAGTCGATGCCCTTGGAGGCATTGAAGTAACGGTTCCATATGACTTAAAAGAACAAGATGAAAATGACAAAAAAGATGCTATCGAGTTAAAAGCTGGTCTGCAAACCTTGAACGGAAGCCAGGCACTTGCACTGGCGAGAACGCGCCATTACGACAATGATATTGAGCGCGGGAAGCGCCAGCAGATGATTATTGGAAGCATTATGGATAAAATCTTATCTGCTTCTTCCCTCACCAAGTATGGCAATGTCATTGATGCGATCGGCGATAATATGAAAACCGACTTAACCTTCAGAGACATGCAGTCGTTTTTCGAATACGCTAGAGGTGGCAAGCCAAATATTGATACACTGATGTTGGATGGCTATGACGATATGTCCACTGGCACTTATTTTTGGAAGCTGGATGAAGAATCATTGTCAGAAGTCCAGGATATCTTGAAGGGTCATTTAGGATTCCAGCCAGACTCTTCGACTTTTTCGGACAGCAGTAATACGGACTTGACTGAAGAAACCAATGAAGAAGATTTTTAA
- a CDS encoding glycosyltransferase family 4 protein, whose translation MLYLTLVLAFIASIVLTPIVKRLAFKIGAVDRPNYRKVHARIMPRLGGLAIFGSFVIGYFILRPEESISNAVEPAFIPISTAVLLGALIITVTGVLDDMYEISAKAKLLGQLLGAAIVVIGGGLEISFINLPFGGELDFGYFSIPLTIIWIIGITNAINLIDGLDGLAAGVSTIALITLSIMAFIMGDPFVMSLAAILAASSIGFLFYNFHPAKIFMGDTGALFLGFMISVLALMGFKNITVVALIIPIIMLGVPISDTFFAIVRRVREKQSISAADKSHLHHCLLNIGFSHRQTVLIIYGIAALFGLAALLFSQATLWGGILLISVMLIAIELFVEIVGLAGKNYRPLINLVKLIGK comes from the coding sequence ATGCTATACCTGACTTTGGTTTTGGCATTTATAGCTTCGATAGTATTGACTCCAATTGTAAAGCGATTAGCTTTCAAAATAGGAGCAGTTGACCGTCCCAATTATCGAAAAGTACATGCGAGAATAATGCCGCGTTTAGGCGGATTAGCTATATTTGGATCATTTGTAATCGGTTATTTTATTCTAAGACCTGAAGAATCGATTTCTAATGCTGTAGAACCCGCATTTATCCCTATTTCAACAGCTGTATTATTAGGGGCATTGATTATTACAGTTACAGGTGTTTTAGATGATATGTATGAAATATCAGCAAAAGCTAAATTGCTGGGCCAGTTGCTTGGAGCTGCCATTGTAGTGATCGGCGGAGGACTTGAAATTTCTTTCATCAACTTGCCATTTGGCGGCGAATTGGATTTCGGCTATTTTAGTATCCCTTTAACCATCATATGGATTATTGGTATTACAAATGCGATTAATTTGATTGATGGATTAGACGGTTTGGCAGCAGGTGTGTCAACCATTGCGTTAATTACATTATCAATTATGGCCTTTATTATGGGAGATCCTTTCGTTATGTCACTCGCAGCTATTTTAGCAGCAAGTTCAATTGGATTCTTATTTTATAATTTTCATCCAGCGAAAATTTTCATGGGTGATACAGGTGCATTATTTTTAGGATTCATGATTTCTGTTCTAGCATTGATGGGTTTCAAAAACATCACTGTTGTTGCATTGATCATTCCAATCATCATGTTGGGCGTTCCTATTTCGGATACTTTTTTTGCAATTGTACGCAGAGTACGTGAAAAGCAATCGATATCGGCAGCCGATAAATCCCACTTGCACCATTGCTTATTGAATATCGGGTTCTCGCATCGCCAAACAGTTCTCATCATTTATGGTATAGCTGCTTTATTCGGATTGGCAGCATTGTTGTTTTCTCAAGCGACATTATGGGGCGGAATTTTGCTGATCAGTGTAATGCTGATTGCAATTGAATTGTTTGTAGAAATTGTTGGTTTGGCCGGGAAAAACTACCGCCCATTAATCAATCTTGTGAAATTAATCGGAAAATAA
- a CDS encoding CsbD family protein, which produces MSNGEGLSDKLKGAVNKGKGEVKDQVGNATGDHKKQAEGKIDKAKGDLQDQVGEFKKDNK; this is translated from the coding sequence ATGAGCAATGGCGAAGGATTATCAGATAAACTAAAAGGCGCAGTAAATAAAGGCAAAGGTGAAGTGAAAGACCAAGTCGGAAATGCTACAGGCGACCATAAAAAACAAGCTGAAGGTAAAATTGATAAAGCCAAAGGCGATTTGCAGGATCAAGTTGGCGAATTTAAAAAAGACAATAAGTAA
- the brnQ gene encoding branched-chain amino acid transport system II carrier protein, translated as MQKRTLTLSESIMVGLMLFALFLGAGNIIFPPYLGQLAGNNIVPAITGFLLTGVGLPLLGILAIAKAGGDLQTIAGRVNPIFGIIFTSIVYLTIGPFFGIPRTATVSFEIGVAPFLPSNLSSSFWPLLTFTIIFFIVTILFSLNPTKLVDRIGKILTPILILVIGLLAVKSIITPMGEIEEPVGNYNTDAFFNSFLQGYLTMDAIAALVFGIVIIESIRAKGVTDQRSILKTTAFAGIIAASGLALVYLSLSYIGVTSVSAIGLQDNGGTIIALASRVLFGEMGGVILAAAILFACLSTSIGLVAATAQFSHKIYPKISYVSYVMAYAGFSTLIANIGLTQLIAVSLPVLLAIYPIAIVLVILSFFDRSFDRKPLVYVIALTLTGIISIFDGLRSAGISFNNVDKVISVLPLFEQGIGWFVPAIVGTLLGMAIVRFKRQ; from the coding sequence ATGCAAAAAAGAACACTTACTTTAAGTGAATCAATTATGGTCGGCCTTATGTTATTCGCCTTGTTCCTAGGAGCTGGAAATATTATCTTTCCTCCTTATCTCGGCCAACTTGCCGGCAATAATATTGTGCCTGCTATTACTGGGTTTCTATTGACCGGGGTCGGTTTGCCTCTTCTTGGTATTTTGGCAATAGCAAAAGCTGGAGGTGATTTGCAAACAATTGCCGGCCGTGTCAATCCGATTTTCGGTATTATTTTCACTTCTATTGTTTACTTGACTATTGGCCCTTTTTTTGGAATCCCGCGCACGGCAACTGTTTCTTTTGAAATTGGGGTAGCGCCTTTTCTTCCGAGCAATTTGAGTTCCTCTTTCTGGCCATTGCTCACTTTCACTATCATCTTCTTCATCGTGACCATTTTGTTTTCATTAAACCCGACAAAGCTAGTAGACCGGATCGGAAAAATTTTAACGCCTATCTTGATTTTGGTAATCGGTTTATTGGCCGTAAAAAGCATTATTACACCTATGGGAGAAATAGAAGAGCCTGTAGGCAATTACAATACTGATGCCTTTTTCAACAGTTTTTTGCAAGGATATTTAACAATGGATGCTATCGCAGCCCTTGTCTTCGGCATCGTCATTATTGAATCGATCCGCGCAAAAGGCGTAACAGACCAAAGAAGTATTTTGAAGACGACTGCTTTTGCCGGTATTATTGCAGCATCCGGCTTAGCCCTGGTTTACTTATCGCTAAGCTACATTGGCGTAACCAGTGTGTCTGCTATTGGCCTCCAGGACAACGGCGGGACGATTATCGCTCTGGCGTCCAGAGTTCTTTTTGGCGAAATGGGAGGAGTCATTTTAGCGGCTGCTATTCTCTTTGCTTGCTTATCGACTTCCATCGGTTTGGTTGCAGCCACTGCCCAGTTTTCCCATAAGATCTATCCAAAAATTTCGTATGTCTCGTATGTTATGGCGTATGCCGGATTCAGTACTTTAATCGCTAATATAGGATTAACACAGCTGATTGCAGTGTCCCTCCCTGTGTTATTGGCAATTTATCCAATTGCTATTGTTCTTGTTATCTTGTCATTTTTTGACCGTTCTTTCGACCGAAAGCCATTGGTTTATGTGATTGCCCTCACTTTAACCGGCATTATCAGTATATTCGATGGCCTTCGTTCAGCCGGCATATCTTTCAATAATGTAGATAAGGTTATCAGTGTCTTGCCATTATTTGAACAAGGGATTGGCTGGTTTGTGCCAGCAATTGTTGGTACCCTTCTGGGCATGGCGATTGTGCGATTTAAGCGGCAATAA
- a CDS encoding general stress protein, with amino-acid sequence MKPLNREIVLVYSQEEMLSKVEELKMRGYQENDIHVLVDDDSVLGAVDNDRNIQTHETGSIGSKFKSFFTGKDTVREELKKLDLEQREIDDYQENLENGAILLYTEQSSREDDNYSSFGDDARPIDSDEVKRNTAMAPFGRDIERDDLRHNDAPIRDKDVSTDLGTTGIRSDEIYTTEVPREEQYGLPSYGDKTQDSRLKGDSIHPTTGSQTADESLPEEKLMEHEPGLGSAAGGDILNTDDGVHRRQDDQSPGVDPNLGPAPFGRDSEEEHLLNDRNDDFEKPRSPREGKTLHEEADKKPGTPPTPKLF; translated from the coding sequence ATGAAACCATTGAATCGAGAAATTGTGTTAGTATACAGCCAAGAAGAAATGCTAAGCAAAGTGGAAGAATTGAAGATGCGAGGTTATCAAGAAAATGATATACATGTACTTGTAGACGATGATTCAGTACTTGGAGCAGTCGATAATGACCGGAATATCCAAACTCATGAAACGGGTTCTATTGGCAGTAAGTTCAAATCATTTTTTACCGGTAAAGATACTGTGCGTGAAGAATTAAAGAAATTGGACCTTGAGCAAAGGGAAATAGATGATTATCAGGAGAACCTTGAAAACGGAGCGATCTTGCTTTATACCGAACAGTCGTCAAGAGAAGATGATAACTACTCATCGTTTGGAGATGATGCTCGGCCTATTGATAGCGATGAGGTAAAACGCAATACAGCCATGGCGCCTTTTGGACGTGATATAGAACGCGATGATTTAAGACATAATGATGCACCTATACGCGATAAAGATGTAAGTACCGATTTGGGTACTACGGGAATCCGATCGGATGAAATTTACACCACTGAAGTGCCAAGAGAAGAGCAATATGGACTTCCAAGTTATGGAGACAAAACCCAGGATTCCCGGCTGAAAGGCGATAGCATCCACCCGACAACTGGCAGTCAAACTGCCGATGAGAGTTTGCCGGAAGAAAAATTGATGGAACATGAACCAGGCCTCGGATCAGCTGCAGGAGGGGATATATTGAACACGGATGATGGAGTCCATCGCAGACAAGATGACCAGTCTCCAGGTGTAGACCCAAATCTGGGCCCGGCACCATTTGGCCGTGATTCCGAAGAAGAGCATTTATTGAATGACAGAAATGATGATTTTGAAAAGCCGCGCAGTCCGAGAGAAGGAAAAACGCTTCACGAAGAAGCCGATAAAAAACCTGGCACTCCACCAACACCTAAATTGTTTTAA
- a CDS encoding general stress protein produces MGSEKQVLAVVYSEKDLLNKIYDLKQQGHEESEIHVMAKDMDRFDRVENQTAAEIEGAGSFKDKFKGIFSRQENNGEGIKSLNLSESETERYSDELEKGGILLYVMGGRKGIDEVIAESHFRDREGNPVEASTNEYVNSVDNTFDDPQDRFDRGESFQHDPLLMKEENHISFTTLPEHEKKK; encoded by the coding sequence ATGGGTTCTGAAAAGCAAGTGCTGGCAGTTGTCTATTCAGAGAAAGATTTATTAAATAAAATCTATGATCTTAAACAGCAAGGACATGAAGAAAGCGAGATACATGTTATGGCGAAAGACATGGACCGATTCGATCGAGTAGAAAATCAGACAGCAGCAGAAATCGAAGGAGCCGGTTCTTTTAAAGATAAATTCAAAGGTATTTTCTCCCGCCAAGAAAACAATGGAGAAGGAATAAAATCATTGAACCTATCCGAATCCGAGACTGAACGTTATTCGGATGAACTTGAAAAAGGGGGAATCCTTCTATATGTCATGGGTGGGCGGAAAGGCATTGATGAAGTGATTGCTGAAAGCCATTTTCGTGACCGTGAAGGAAATCCGGTTGAGGCTTCCACTAATGAATATGTGAATTCGGTGGATAATACTTTTGATGATCCACAAGATCGTTTTGACCGAGGGGAATCATTTCAGCATGATCCATTATTGATGAAAGAAGAAAACCACATTTCTTTCACTACATTGCCTGAACATGAGAAGAAAAAATAA
- a CDS encoding helix-turn-helix domain-containing protein — protein sequence MNTGLRLKYHRLKKRISLEETASGILSPRELKKIESGLKEPSLLDLEALCKKLEISLAPKENPIGQVLVKNFKTSLLHPQNKGKIMEQYADIHDHPLLHANEDIELEYNIQQIRYFIITGDLESAEEKLKEMERFKEFMNQEQFYLFHKYTGNYHYLLDDPESALKTYLMAEKIVPTTIASSDLADLYYSIGITANRCWEISMANKYTELALKIYQQEFIPKRIVECHLNIAITHQRFGNYKTAMEHHRNALAIGSKLDVDILRFTTEFNLGYSYFIFQDYELSLIHIENCLEFIPPEYIADMLLSYCILIKCHIELGNLEEANKWKVKGVKLIEVKKLNMDSPTNHAFKEAYIEFICLTHFLNDEYDDFESMVNTRLIPCLEIDNNFFEMGYYYGHLGNVYYKLKKYEKSAFNFNKAREAYKKTTIIR from the coding sequence ATGAACACAGGTTTACGCCTCAAATATCATAGATTAAAAAAGAGAATCAGCTTAGAAGAAACCGCTTCAGGGATTCTTTCTCCAAGAGAACTGAAAAAAATTGAATCTGGCCTTAAAGAGCCCTCATTGCTTGATTTAGAAGCATTATGCAAGAAGCTGGAAATTTCTTTAGCTCCAAAAGAAAACCCGATTGGCCAAGTACTGGTCAAAAACTTCAAAACTTCTCTGCTTCATCCTCAGAATAAAGGAAAAATTATGGAGCAGTATGCAGATATCCATGATCATCCCCTGTTGCATGCCAATGAAGATATCGAATTGGAATATAATATCCAACAAATCCGGTATTTCATTATTACTGGAGATTTGGAAAGTGCAGAAGAAAAGCTAAAGGAAATGGAACGGTTTAAAGAATTTATGAACCAGGAGCAGTTTTACTTGTTCCATAAATATACAGGCAACTACCATTATCTTTTAGATGATCCTGAATCAGCGCTGAAAACTTATTTGATGGCTGAAAAGATAGTTCCAACGACTATAGCCAGTTCAGATTTAGCCGATCTCTATTACTCAATTGGAATTACAGCAAATCGCTGCTGGGAAATTAGTATGGCTAATAAATATACTGAGTTAGCCTTAAAAATCTATCAACAAGAGTTTATCCCCAAAAGAATTGTAGAATGCCATTTGAATATTGCTATCACTCATCAACGTTTTGGCAACTACAAAACAGCAATGGAACACCATCGAAATGCGTTGGCAATCGGAAGCAAACTGGATGTTGATATACTAAGATTTACAACAGAATTTAACCTAGGTTATTCCTACTTTATTTTTCAGGATTACGAATTGTCGCTTATCCATATTGAAAACTGTTTAGAATTCATTCCTCCTGAATATATTGCTGATATGCTGCTAAGTTACTGCATCTTGATTAAATGCCATATCGAACTTGGCAATTTGGAAGAAGCTAATAAGTGGAAAGTGAAAGGCGTCAAACTTATTGAAGTAAAAAAACTCAATATGGATTCGCCAACGAACCATGCCTTTAAAGAAGCTTATATCGAATTTATTTGTTTAACTCATTTTTTAAATGATGAGTATGACGATTTTGAAAGCATGGTAAATACACGATTGATTCCATGTCTGGAAATTGATAACAATTTTTTTGAAATGGGATATTATTACGGACATTTGGGTAATGTTTACTATAAACTAAAGAAGTATGAAAAGTCTGCTTTTAATTTCAATAAAGCAAGGGAAGCATACAAAAAAACTACAATTATAAGATAG
- a CDS encoding glucose-6-phosphate isomerase gives MGTVSLNDKYLNQFIEKDEVIAVQDFVKAAHRKIHEKSGAGAEYLGWLDWATQLDKDEVSRIEETAQKLCREAEVLIVIGIGGSYLGAKAVQDLLCPSFGLNKMEVIYAGQNLSGRYMEELLSFIEGKEVALNVISKSGTTTEPAIAFRVLRAWMYEKYGEQAAERIIVTTDKTEGALRKAADATGYTSFEIPPDIGGRYSVLTAVGLLPLAVAGVDIRALVDGAAQAEKDLASEDLFENAAYLYAAYRQILNARGYSIEVLASFEPAMSGINEWWKQLFGESEGKQGKGIFPASVIYSTDLHSLGQYLQNGRRTLFETMISFKEEQYQSRIPFDQENGDGLNYLADKTLHEVNQQAMNATALAHVEGGVPVVTIEVERVDAFHTGYLIYFFLKACAMSAYLSGVNPFDQPGVELYKQNMFELLGKPGYEKKI, from the coding sequence ATCGGAACAGTATCATTAAATGACAAATATTTAAATCAATTCATTGAAAAAGACGAAGTGATCGCAGTACAGGATTTTGTCAAAGCAGCTCACCGTAAAATCCACGAAAAATCAGGTGCCGGAGCTGAATATTTGGGCTGGCTGGATTGGGCCACTCAGTTGGATAAGGACGAAGTATCCCGTATTGAAGAAACGGCACAAAAACTTTGCAGAGAAGCAGAGGTGCTGATTGTCATCGGCATAGGCGGCTCCTATTTGGGTGCGAAGGCAGTGCAGGATCTGCTTTGTCCATCTTTTGGCTTAAATAAAATGGAAGTAATTTATGCTGGCCAAAATTTAAGCGGCCGTTATATGGAGGAACTTTTATCTTTTATCGAAGGAAAAGAAGTGGCGTTAAATGTAATTTCAAAATCCGGCACAACTACTGAGCCGGCTATAGCATTCCGTGTGCTGCGTGCTTGGATGTATGAGAAATACGGTGAACAAGCTGCAGAGCGTATTATTGTCACTACTGATAAAACCGAAGGTGCTCTTCGAAAAGCAGCAGATGCTACAGGTTATACCTCATTTGAAATCCCGCCAGATATCGGAGGGCGCTATTCGGTTCTGACTGCGGTCGGATTACTTCCTTTAGCGGTTGCTGGAGTAGACATTAGGGCCTTAGTAGACGGCGCAGCGCAAGCAGAAAAAGACTTGGCATCGGAAGATCTGTTTGAGAACGCTGCCTATCTTTATGCTGCCTACCGCCAAATCCTAAATGCCAGAGGTTATTCGATAGAAGTTCTTGCCAGTTTTGAACCAGCTATGTCAGGTATAAACGAATGGTGGAAGCAATTGTTCGGCGAAAGCGAAGGCAAGCAAGGCAAAGGCATTTTCCCTGCATCCGTTATTTATTCCACGGACCTGCATTCTTTAGGACAGTATCTGCAAAACGGCCGCCGTACCTTGTTCGAAACCATGATCAGTTTTAAGGAAGAGCAATATCAGAGCAGAATCCCATTTGATCAAGAGAATGGAGATGGCTTAAATTATTTGGCTGATAAAACACTGCATGAAGTCAATCAGCAAGCGATGAATGCAACAGCATTGGCGCATGTAGAAGGCGGCGTACCCGTTGTGACAATCGAAGTTGAACGAGTAGACGCCTTCCACACCGGTTATTTGATTTATTTCTTCTTGAAAGCATGTGCAATGAGTGCCTACTTGTCCGGCGTTAATCCATTTGACCAGCCGGGTGTCGAATTGTACAAGCAGAATATGTTTGAATTGCTTGGAAAGCCAGGATACGAGAAAAAGATTTAA